The proteins below are encoded in one region of Casimicrobium huifangae:
- a CDS encoding peroxiredoxin, with product MANAKVADFSLPTNGGGTFKLSEHKGKIVVLYFYPKDSTPGCTTEGLDFAALHKQFLKANAVVAGVSRDSVKSHDNFCSKQGFPFPLISDSEETLCTQFDVIHMKNMYGKQVRGVVRSTFVIGADGKLAHEWRGVKVAGHAQEVLDFVKTLA from the coding sequence GTGGCCAATGCCAAAGTCGCCGATTTCAGCCTGCCCACCAACGGGGGCGGTACCTTCAAACTGTCCGAGCACAAGGGCAAAATCGTGGTGCTTTACTTCTACCCGAAGGACAGCACGCCCGGCTGCACGACCGAGGGGCTCGATTTCGCGGCGCTACACAAGCAATTCCTGAAAGCCAATGCGGTCGTCGCCGGCGTGTCGCGCGACAGCGTGAAGTCGCACGACAACTTTTGCAGCAAACAGGGTTTTCCGTTCCCGCTGATCTCCGACAGCGAAGAAACACTCTGCACCCAGTTCGACGTGATCCACATGAAGAACATGTACGGCAAACAGGTGCGTGGCGTCGTCCGCAGCACCTTCGTCATTGGCGCCGATGGCAAGCTTGCGCACGAGTGGCGCGGCGTCAAGGTGGCCGGTCACGCGCAAGAGGTGCTGGACTTCGTCAAGACGCTGGCTTGA
- a CDS encoding polysaccharide deacetylase family protein, whose protein sequence is MPVLCLKVDVDTLRGTLEGTPRLVELFRRENVGATFLFSMGPDHTGRALKRIFRPGFLAKVRRTSVRSNYGLKTLLYGTLLPGPDIGRRGAEVMRATRDAGFECGIHCWDHVAWQDGVMHKPDAWGRAQMQHAHDRFIDVFGSAAQTCGAAGWQMSRDALRAQGTLGYRYASDARADSASSGPFWPLVKAEPMPVVQIPTTLPTLDEMIGLAGCTADNVHERLLAMTAQDRRDHVFTLHAELEGMALLPVMERLIAGWREQGYELISTGQYFDRLDVNALPFCEVEWGTLAGRSGTLIKQGTPYLANLEQSLRR, encoded by the coding sequence ATGCCGGTACTCTGCCTCAAGGTTGACGTCGATACCCTGCGCGGCACGCTGGAAGGCACGCCGCGACTGGTTGAGCTGTTCCGTCGCGAAAATGTTGGCGCAACTTTTCTGTTCTCGATGGGGCCGGATCACACCGGTCGCGCGCTAAAGCGCATCTTTCGGCCCGGGTTTCTGGCGAAGGTGCGCCGCACGTCGGTGCGCAGCAACTACGGCCTGAAGACGCTCCTCTACGGTACGTTGTTGCCAGGGCCGGACATCGGGCGGCGCGGCGCCGAGGTGATGCGCGCCACCCGTGACGCTGGCTTCGAGTGCGGCATCCACTGCTGGGATCATGTTGCCTGGCAGGACGGCGTGATGCACAAACCCGACGCCTGGGGGCGTGCGCAGATGCAGCACGCGCATGATCGTTTCATTGACGTGTTCGGCTCCGCTGCGCAGACCTGCGGCGCCGCCGGCTGGCAGATGAGCCGCGACGCGCTGCGCGCGCAGGGCACACTCGGCTACCGCTACGCGTCCGACGCCCGCGCTGACAGCGCGTCCTCCGGCCCGTTCTGGCCGCTGGTGAAGGCGGAACCGATGCCGGTGGTGCAGATACCGACGACGCTGCCAACCCTTGACGAAATGATTGGTCTGGCCGGCTGCACGGCGGACAACGTGCACGAACGCCTGCTCGCGATGACGGCGCAGGATCGCCGCGATCACGTCTTCACGCTGCACGCCGAGCTCGAAGGCATGGCGCTGCTGCCGGTGATGGAGCGGCTGATCGCCGGTTGGCGCGAACAGGGTTACGAACTGATCAGCACCGGTCAATATTTCGACCGCCTCGATGTCAATGCGCTGCCATTTTGCGAGGTGGAATGGGGCACGCTGGCCGGCCGCTCCGGCACCTTGATCAAACAGGGCACGCCGTATCTGGCGAATCTGGAACAATCGCTGCGTCGATAA